The DNA sequence CGTTCATCACGCCGGCGCCCGAGACCACGATCACCGGTGTCTGCGGTGACCGCTCAGTGACCTGACGGATGAGTTCGAGACCGCCCATCTGCGGCATGCGCAGATCGCAGATGACCAAGTCGGGCGTGTCTTGCTCGAATACCTGAAGACCCTGCTGGCCGTTACTGGCCTGCAAGACGCTGAAACCACTGTCTTCCAAATAGGCCGCGAGGCTCGCGCGCACTACTTCGTCATCATCGATTATCAGCAGCGTGGCACTGGTTTTTGGCATGTGGGCAAACGGCGCCAGAATTAGGTTGGCGTAGCAGGCGGGGCAACGGCCCGGCGCAGACTACTGGATTCGCTTTCTAGCCTCTCTGCTGCACCGCTTCGGAGCGTTCGCTCCGCACACGGTTGCACCAGAGGTGCCCTTCTAAGGCGCAGACGGTACTCCCATCCTTCGAGCGTTTCAAGCATGCGCCGATGGTCGCTTGGAGACTTTGTTTGTCAAATCACTCGCAGTTATAAGAACGGCTTCAACCGTAACCCAATCATTGGACGCGCCCACAAAAAAGGCGACCTCGCGGTCGCCCTTTTCTGCCGATCAATCGAGATCAGAAATCGTCTTCAACCTGCCCGTCCTTGACCTTGAACTCGCGGTTCTGCAGGTAGGCGTTGCGGATGAAGGTGTACTTGTCGCCGCTGATCAGCTTCTCGCTCGACAGCAGGCTGGCGCGGGTGTCGACGATGTTCAGGCCGAAAATCGAGTTACGTACCGGCACATCGTTGATGTAGCGATACGGGCCGGTGTAGCTGTCGACGTATTTGGACGGCGCATCGCGCAGAGTGCTCGGGCCCATCAGCGGCAGCATTACGTAAGGACCGCTGCCGACGCCCCAGTAGCCGAGGGTCTGGCCGAAGTCTTCGTCGCTGCGGTTCAGGCCCATCTTGGTGCCGACGTCGAAGAAACCGAGCAGGCCGAACGTTGTGTTGAAGATCAGGCGCGCGGTGTCCACGCCAGCGGCGGCCGGTTTGGCCTGAAGAATGTTGTTCGCCAGGTTGGTGACATCACCGACGTTGCGGAACATGTTGTGGATGCCGTCTTCCAGGAATTGCGGAGTAACAAATTCGTAGCCCTGCGCCAGCGGCTTCAGCGCATAGGTGTCGACGAAATCGTTGAACTCGAAGATCGGACGGTTGACGCTTTCCCAAGGGTCTTCTTCCGTTGCGGCCTGAGCGGCGAACGGCACCAGCATTACGCTGGCACATACACAAAGCTGAGCAAGAGGATGGCTCCAGCGCATAGAAAACTCCTTGGATAGTACGGACGCAGCACCTGGGCCGCGGCGATTAGTGCGTCAGTATAAGACGGAAACGGCGCTTTAGGCAGTTCCCCAGTGAAACCCTCTGTAGGACGCTTCGTCATTCGCCTGTCATGCAACTGTCACCGATGTTGCCTAGCCTGATCGCTATTTCAGGGACGTTTTCCATGCCTCAAGCCGAAGCCATGCCCCTCGCGGCACCGACGCTGACCGCCGTGCTGTTCGGACTCAGCGGCTGTCTGGTGGACTTCGGCGCCCGCGCCCGTCATCACACCAGCGTCGGCCCTGAACACGCCGATGTCACACCCGGCGCCCTCGACAGCCTGCACAGCTTACAACGCCAGCAAATTCCCTGCGCCTGGCTGGATGAGCTGTCTGCGAACTTCACTCAAGTGCTGTCATCGGCACTGCCTGACTGGATCAAACCGCCGCAACATTCGGCAACAATCAATCCTTGGCCCGCGCCCAATGCCTGCTGGCAAGCGTTGATGGGACTGAATGTCGAGCGCCTCGACGGTTGCGTGCTGGTCAGTGGTGAACCGCGCCTGCTGCAATCAGGCCTGAATGCCGGGTTGTGGACCATTGGCCTGGCGTCCTGCGGCTCACTGTGCGGCCTGGCGCCGAGCGAATGGCAAGCCCTGAGTCAGAAAGAACGCGAACAACTACGCGGCAAGGCGACGGTGCAGCTGTTCGGCCTCGGCGTGCACTCGGTGATCGATCATCTGGGCGAACTCGACACCTGTCTGGCAGACATCAGCCTGCGCCGTCTCAAAGGCGAAAAGCCCTGACCGGGATCATGCAGGTTGGCCAAGAGTGGATTAATCTAAAGGTCAGTCATAGACCTTTGGCGCGCGGCTGCGGTCAATGCCAGTGCCTATTGATAAAAGGAAACCATCATGCCCGCCCAAGAACTGCAAAAACAGCTCGATACCCTGCGCGAGCAGCTGGAACAGAATCCACCGCTGTCGCAAGTTGAACGCGAAGATCTACACGCGCTGATGGCGCAGATTGAATCCGAAATAAAACTCGAGACTGCGACTCAAGACTCCAGCATCGCCGATGGCGTGAATCTGGCAGTTGACCGCTTCGAACTCGAACACCCCGCCATCGCCGGCACGTTGCGCAACATCATGAATTCCCTGGTCAGCATGGGCATCTGAAACCCGCGAATGCAAAAAAGCCCTGCCATCACTGGCAGGGCTTTTTCATGTCCGCGATACGGGTTACTGACGAACCAGACGATGGTTCGGCAGTTGCACGCTTTCAGTGCTGCGATACGGGTTGATGTCCAGCCCGCCCCGGCGCACATAACGCGCGAACACCGTGAGTTTTTCCGGTTTCAGCAGGCGCTGCAGGTCGAGGAAGATCCGCTCCACGCACTGCTCGTGGAAGTCCGAGTGCTGACGGAAGCTGACGATGTATTCCAGCAGACTGGCGTGATCCAGCGCCGCGCCACGGTATTCCACCACCACGCTGCCCCAGTCGGGCTGACTGGTCACCGGGCAGTTGGATTTGAGCAGATGACTGTGCACGCTCTCCTCCACCACGCGCGAATCGTCGCAGCGCAGCAGTTCAGGACGCGGGTGTTCGTAGTTGCTGACGCTGATGTCCAGATCGTCGATGCACACACCCGGCAGCGCGACAACGCCTTCAGCTTCGACGTCTTTCAGGCTGCGGACACGCACGCCTACCGGTTTACCGGCAGCAGCGGACAAATCCTTGACCAGCGTCGCTTCGAGACTTGCGATATCGGCAAACGGCGTCTGATTCAGCGAGTTCAGGTACAGCTTGAACGACTTGGATTCGATGATGTTCGGCGAATCTGCCGGAATGCTGAATTCACCGATCGCCACCACCGGTTTGCCCGACGGCAGCAGCCACGACAGCTCGAAGCAGTTCCAGAAATCCACGCCGTTATACGGCAGGGTCTCGGCGGTCAGGCCCAGTTCGGCCCATTTCGCGGTGCGCGGGATCGGGAACAGCAGGGACGGCGTGTACGTGGCGATGTATTCGCTGGATTTGCCCAGCGGCGAATGTTCGGCTGCGGGATGCATGGCGGAAACCTGACTGAAGAATCAGCGGATTCTACCAGCCTTTGCTCCCGCCTTTGAGTGCTTACTGACTGACAGTCAGTTTGCCGACCATTCCGGCCTGGTAATGCCCGGGAATGTTGCAGGCAAATTCCAGGTTCACGGCTTTGCTGAAGGTCCAGGTCAGCTCGGCGGTCTTGCCCGGTTCCACCAGCACACTGTTGGGGTCGTCGTGCTTCATGCCATGCCCCATCGAGCCGTGATCCATGCCTGCCATGTCGTGGGACATTTCCTTCATGCCGGTCGGCGTGAGCATGCCGCTTTGCTGCATCTGCAACATTTCCTGCTGGTGTTTTGCATGCATCGCCGCGTCGCCGAGGTTGAATTCGTGCAGCAACTGGCCTCTATTCACCAGCACAAAACGAACGGTCTCACCGGCCTTGATCTCGATCGCCTTCGGATCGAAGCTCATGTCGCCCATCACCACTTCAATGCTGCGAGTGGCCTTGGCCGCCGGGGCCGGCTGGCCGAAGTCATAGGTGTGCGCCGGCGATGCCCACAGCGGCGAACTCAGCGCCAGCAGACACGCAGCAAGGGCCAGACGGTTACGCAAAAACATAGTCGTACTCCAACAAATCAAGGTTCAGCCTGTGGGAAACTCTAGCCCGCCTGCGCTGGCAGCGACCTGACAGGCAGATTACAACTTTGTCAGGTTGGCGCTCACCGCGTTCGCCCACGGTATAACGTCCTCGTTCCCGATACCCGAGTCGCCCATGAAACTGCTGATCGTCGAAGACCAACCCAAAACCGGCCAATACCTGCGCCAGGGCCTGACCGAGGCCGGTTTCAACACCGAACTGGTGGCCGACGGCACCACCGGTCAGCAATTGGCGTTGAGCGGCGACTATGCGCTGCTGATCCTCGACGTGATGCTG is a window from the Pseudomonas gozinkensis genome containing:
- a CDS encoding MlaA family lipoprotein; the encoded protein is MRWSHPLAQLCVCASVMLVPFAAQAATEEDPWESVNRPIFEFNDFVDTYALKPLAQGYEFVTPQFLEDGIHNMFRNVGDVTNLANNILQAKPAAAGVDTARLIFNTTFGLLGFFDVGTKMGLNRSDEDFGQTLGYWGVGSGPYVMLPLMGPSTLRDAPSKYVDSYTGPYRYINDVPVRNSIFGLNIVDTRASLLSSEKLISGDKYTFIRNAYLQNREFKVKDGQVEDDF
- a CDS encoding HAD family phosphatase, which codes for MPQAEAMPLAAPTLTAVLFGLSGCLVDFGARARHHTSVGPEHADVTPGALDSLHSLQRQQIPCAWLDELSANFTQVLSSALPDWIKPPQHSATINPWPAPNACWQALMGLNVERLDGCVLVSGEPRLLQSGLNAGLWTIGLASCGSLCGLAPSEWQALSQKEREQLRGKATVQLFGLGVHSVIDHLGELDTCLADISLRRLKGEKP
- a CDS encoding DUF4404 family protein; its protein translation is MPAQELQKQLDTLREQLEQNPPLSQVEREDLHALMAQIESEIKLETATQDSSIADGVNLAVDRFELEHPAIAGTLRNIMNSLVSMGI
- the queF gene encoding NADPH-dependent 7-cyano-7-deazaguanine reductase QueF (Catalyzes the NADPH-dependent reduction of 7-cyano-7-deazaguanine (preQ0) to 7-aminomethyl-7-deazaguanine (preQ1) in queuosine biosynthesis), which encodes MHPAAEHSPLGKSSEYIATYTPSLLFPIPRTAKWAELGLTAETLPYNGVDFWNCFELSWLLPSGKPVVAIGEFSIPADSPNIIESKSFKLYLNSLNQTPFADIASLEATLVKDLSAAAGKPVGVRVRSLKDVEAEGVVALPGVCIDDLDISVSNYEHPRPELLRCDDSRVVEESVHSHLLKSNCPVTSQPDWGSVVVEYRGAALDHASLLEYIVSFRQHSDFHEQCVERIFLDLQRLLKPEKLTVFARYVRRGGLDINPYRSTESVQLPNHRLVRQ
- a CDS encoding cupredoxin domain-containing protein, which codes for MFLRNRLALAACLLALSSPLWASPAHTYDFGQPAPAAKATRSIEVVMGDMSFDPKAIEIKAGETVRFVLVNRGQLLHEFNLGDAAMHAKHQQEMLQMQQSGMLTPTGMKEMSHDMAGMDHGSMGHGMKHDDPNSVLVEPGKTAELTWTFSKAVNLEFACNIPGHYQAGMVGKLTVSQ